Proteins encoded within one genomic window of Gammaproteobacteria bacterium:
- a CDS encoding site-specific DNA-methyltransferase — translation MNTLNVEYRKVEALIPYARNPRTHTDEQVAKIAASIVEYGWTNPVLVDGDNGIIAGHGRMAAARKLGLDEVPVIELAHLSPSQKRAYVISDNRLALDAGWNEELLALELAELSDAGYDLTLTGFEDAEIAALLADDARAEEVAREQGADEPDAADDVPDAPVLPVSRTGDVWAIGTHRLICGDATDPIVVATLMQGDAARLCFTSPPYGNQRDYTSGGIVDWDGLMRGVFGNVPMANDGQVLVNLGLIHRDNEVIPYWDAWLGWMRAQGWRRFAWYVWDQGPGMPGDWAGRFAPSFEFVFHFNRQSRKPNKIVPCKHAGQESHLRADGSSTAMRSKDGEVGGWTHKGQPTQNTRIPDSVIRVMRHKGKIGQDIDHPAVFPVALPAFAIEAYTESGDIVFDPFGGSGTTMLAAQRTGRVCRAVEIAPEYVDVAIKRFQQNHPGVPVTLLATGQSFDEVVTQRLPTTGAEQ, via the coding sequence CTGAACACGCTCAACGTCGAGTACCGCAAGGTCGAGGCGCTGATCCCCTATGCCCGCAATCCGCGCACGCACACCGACGAGCAGGTAGCCAAGATCGCCGCCAGCATCGTCGAGTACGGCTGGACGAACCCGGTTCTAGTGGATGGCGACAACGGCATCATCGCTGGCCACGGCCGCATGGCTGCCGCGCGCAAGCTCGGACTCGATGAAGTGCCGGTGATTGAACTCGCTCACCTGTCACCATCACAGAAGCGCGCCTACGTCATCTCCGACAACCGGCTGGCGCTCGATGCGGGCTGGAACGAGGAACTGCTTGCGCTGGAGTTGGCTGAGCTGTCCGACGCCGGGTACGACCTCACGCTGACCGGTTTTGAGGATGCTGAGATCGCAGCACTGCTCGCAGACGATGCGAGAGCCGAAGAAGTCGCCCGAGAACAAGGCGCCGATGAACCGGACGCCGCAGACGACGTGCCGGATGCACCTGTGTTGCCGGTGTCCCGCACCGGCGATGTCTGGGCAATCGGCACGCATCGCCTGATCTGTGGCGACGCCACCGACCCGATCGTGGTCGCTACGCTGATGCAAGGCGACGCGGCGCGCCTGTGCTTCACCTCGCCGCCCTATGGCAATCAGCGCGACTACACCTCCGGCGGCATCGTGGATTGGGATGGCCTGATGCGCGGTGTGTTCGGCAATGTGCCGATGGCCAACGATGGGCAGGTGCTGGTCAACCTCGGGCTGATCCACCGCGACAACGAAGTCATCCCGTATTGGGACGCGTGGCTCGGCTGGATGCGTGCACAAGGCTGGCGGCGCTTCGCGTGGTACGTGTGGGATCAGGGGCCGGGCATGCCTGGCGACTGGGCCGGGCGCTTCGCCCCGAGCTTCGAGTTCGTCTTCCACTTCAACCGGCAGAGCCGCAAGCCCAACAAGATCGTGCCCTGCAAGCACGCAGGCCAGGAGTCGCACCTGCGCGCCGATGGCTCATCCACGGCCATGCGCAGCAAGGACGGCGAAGTCGGCGGCTGGACGCACAAGGGGCAGCCGACGCAGAACACCCGGATTCCCGACTCGGTGATCCGCGTGATGCGCCACAAGGGCAAGATCGGTCAGGACATCGACCACCCGGCCGTGTTCCCGGTGGCGTTGCCGGCGTTCGCCATCGAGGCCTACACGGAATCGGGGGACATCGTGTTCGATCCGTTCGGTGGCAGCGGCACGACGATGCTGGCTGCCCAACGTACCGGTCGCGTATGCCGCGCCGTCGAGATCGCGCCGGAGTACGTGGATGTCGCCATCAAACGCTTCCAACAGAATCATCCTGGCGTTCCGGTCACTCTGCTGGCCACCGGCCAATCCTTCGACGAGGTCGTCACGCAACGACTGCCAACCACGGGTGCCGAGCAATGA
- a CDS encoding helix-turn-helix domain-containing protein, translated as MAEWTIETVADRFIEAARTAHRLPPVRVQGYFNCWPAIKRMPWENLGAEPRVYRFPPDPAAIDRMLETMRWVQWLEEEQRHLVWMRAQRYPWKDICCRFACDRTTAWRRWQTALELVAVHLQMEKKTGAASNCR; from the coding sequence ATGGCTGAGTGGACGATCGAGACTGTGGCGGACCGATTCATCGAGGCCGCACGAACCGCCCACCGCCTTCCTCCGGTTCGTGTGCAGGGCTACTTCAACTGCTGGCCGGCGATCAAACGCATGCCATGGGAAAACCTGGGAGCTGAGCCACGGGTCTACCGCTTTCCTCCCGACCCTGCTGCCATCGACCGGATGCTGGAGACCATGCGGTGGGTTCAGTGGCTGGAAGAAGAACAGCGACACCTCGTCTGGATGCGAGCACAACGATATCCGTGGAAGGACATCTGCTGCCGCTTTGCCTGTGACCGGACAACCGCATGGCGTCGCTGGCAGACGGCACTGGAATTGGTCGCCGTGCACCTGCAGATGGAAAAGAAAACTGGGGCAGCCAGCAATTGCCGCTGA
- a CDS encoding DEAD/DEAH box helicase, with protein sequence MMLRPRQALLVERSLAALAQHGNTLSVGPTGSGKTIMLSAVAGSLLAEPDTKACILAHRDELTGQNLSKFARVNPGVSTSVFDAKDKSWSGRATFAMVQTLSRDNHLAAIPILDLLVIDEAHHAASASYRRVIDRVLDKNSRAQIFGVTATPVRSDGKGLREVFSNVADQITLGELIASGHLVPPRTFVIDVGAQEQLTRVRRTATDFDMTEVEAILNKTPITDAVIRHWREKAGDRKTIVFCSTVAHAECVRQAFQDAGVSAVIVHGELSDGERKTRLTEYESGAAQVVVNVAVLTEGYDFTPTSCVVLLRPSSHKSTLTQMIGRGLRTIDPAEHPGVIKTDCVVLDFGTATLMHGSLEQDVNLDGHQHHGEAPTKDCPSCEATVPLGCRECPLCGFVWENETTEEGDALADFVMTEIDLLKRSNFRWCDLFGCDDALMATGFNAWGGVFFLNGRWHAVGGGKDLQPRLLAVGDRTVCMAKADDWLNDRESADSAHKTRRWLNEPPTAKQLHYLPQALRADFGMTRYQASALLSFQFNKSSIQRLVVAANDAHREAA encoded by the coding sequence ATGATGCTCCGCCCCCGCCAAGCCCTGCTGGTCGAGCGCTCTTTGGCGGCGCTCGCCCAACACGGCAACACCCTATCTGTTGGCCCCACCGGGTCGGGCAAGACCATCATGCTGTCGGCGGTGGCCGGCAGCTTGTTGGCCGAGCCAGATACCAAGGCCTGCATCCTCGCTCATCGCGATGAACTGACCGGCCAGAACCTATCCAAGTTTGCACGGGTGAATCCGGGCGTCAGCACCTCCGTGTTCGATGCCAAGGACAAATCCTGGTCCGGGCGCGCCACGTTCGCGATGGTGCAAACGCTCTCGCGCGACAACCATCTCGCTGCCATCCCGATCCTCGATCTGCTGGTGATCGATGAAGCGCATCACGCAGCCTCGGCCTCGTACCGCCGCGTGATCGACAGGGTGCTGGACAAGAACTCGCGCGCCCAGATCTTCGGGGTGACGGCGACGCCTGTCCGCAGTGACGGCAAGGGACTACGGGAGGTCTTCAGCAACGTCGCGGATCAAATCACCCTCGGCGAGCTGATCGCCTCCGGCCACCTCGTGCCGCCACGCACCTTTGTCATCGATGTCGGCGCCCAGGAGCAGTTGACGCGGGTCCGGCGCACGGCCACTGACTTCGACATGACGGAAGTCGAGGCGATTCTCAACAAGACGCCCATCACCGATGCCGTGATCCGTCATTGGCGTGAGAAGGCCGGCGACCGCAAGACGATCGTGTTCTGCTCGACCGTCGCCCATGCCGAATGTGTGCGCCAGGCCTTTCAGGATGCTGGTGTATCCGCCGTGATCGTGCACGGCGAGCTCTCAGACGGAGAGCGAAAGACACGACTGACCGAGTACGAATCCGGTGCCGCGCAGGTCGTGGTCAATGTGGCTGTGCTCACGGAGGGCTACGACTTCACGCCCACCTCCTGCGTGGTTCTGCTGCGACCCAGCTCGCACAAGTCGACTCTGACCCAGATGATCGGGCGTGGCCTACGCACCATCGACCCAGCGGAGCATCCGGGCGTCATCAAGACCGATTGCGTGGTCCTGGACTTCGGCACCGCGACCTTGATGCACGGATCTCTGGAACAGGACGTCAATCTCGACGGACACCAGCATCACGGCGAAGCGCCTACCAAGGACTGCCCGTCCTGTGAAGCCACCGTCCCGCTCGGCTGCCGTGAATGCCCGCTGTGCGGCTTCGTCTGGGAGAACGAGACCACCGAGGAAGGAGATGCGCTGGCCGATTTCGTGATGACCGAGATCGATCTCCTCAAGCGCTCCAACTTCCGCTGGTGCGATCTGTTCGGCTGCGACGACGCACTGATGGCGACTGGCTTCAACGCCTGGGGTGGCGTCTTCTTCCTAAACGGCCGCTGGCACGCCGTGGGCGGAGGTAAGGATCTGCAGCCACGCTTGTTGGCTGTCGGCGACCGCACGGTTTGCATGGCCAAAGCCGATGACTGGCTGAACGACCGCGAGTCGGCTGACTCCGCGCACAAGACCCGTCGTTGGCTGAACGAGCCGCCGACCGCGAAGCAACTCCATTATCTGCCGCAGGCGCTGCGCGCCGACTTTGGCATGACGCGCTATCAGGCCTCGGCGCTGCTGTCCTTCCAGTTCAACAAGTCGTCGATTCAGCGCCTCGTGGTGGCTGCCAACGATGCCCACCGGGAGGCCGCGTGA
- a CDS encoding phage terminase large subunit family protein, producing the protein MDVDYEGAAEIERAWREGLTPDPLLTVSEWSDRHRMLSSKASAEPGRWRTSRTPYLKVIMDCLSPTSPVERVVFMKAAQLGATEMGSNWIGYVIHHAPGPMMAVWPTVEMAKRNSKQRIDPLIEESGVLAELIAPARSRDSGNTILAKEFRGGVLVMTGANSAVGLRSMPVRYLFLDEVDGYPLDVEGEGDAISLAEARTRTFARRKIFIVSTPTISGASAIEREYEASDQRRYFVPCPHCSHRQWLRFEQLRWEKGQPESAAYVCESCDAPISEHHKTWMLEHGEWRALAPENGAKTAGFHLSSLYSPVGWRSWREIAVAWELAVSKESGSAAAIKTFKNTELGETWVEEGEAPDWQRLVERREDYPVGSIPPGGLLLVGGADVQKDRIEASIWAFGRGKESWLVEHRVLMGDTARDAVWKQLANLLAENWTHASGAAMPLARFALDTGFATQEAYTFVRASRDPRVMAIKGVARGAALIGTPTAVDISKGGKKLRRGIKVFSVAVGIAKLELYNNLRKSADVAEDGITAIYPAGFIHLPHVDAEFIQQLCAEQLITRRDRNGFPIREWQKMRERNEALDCYVYARAAASAAGLDRFDERHWRELERQLGMADPPDPVTTTTTDEATQRGGLAVSGPGRRARQLVRSRWLS; encoded by the coding sequence CTGGACGTGGATTACGAAGGCGCGGCGGAAATCGAGCGCGCCTGGCGAGAAGGACTGACGCCAGACCCACTGCTGACCGTATCCGAATGGTCGGATCGGCACCGGATGCTTTCCAGCAAAGCGTCCGCCGAACCGGGCCGCTGGCGGACCAGTCGCACGCCGTACCTGAAGGTGATCATGGACTGCCTGTCGCCGACATCCCCGGTCGAGCGCGTTGTGTTCATGAAGGCTGCTCAGCTCGGCGCGACCGAGATGGGATCGAACTGGATCGGCTACGTCATCCACCACGCGCCCGGCCCGATGATGGCGGTCTGGCCGACAGTCGAGATGGCCAAGCGCAACTCCAAGCAGCGGATCGATCCCCTGATCGAGGAGTCGGGCGTTCTTGCAGAGCTAATCGCACCGGCCAGGAGCCGGGACTCGGGCAACACCATTCTCGCGAAGGAGTTCCGGGGCGGCGTCCTGGTGATGACGGGCGCCAACAGCGCAGTCGGACTGCGGTCGATGCCAGTGCGTTACCTGTTCCTCGACGAGGTGGACGGCTATCCGCTTGACGTTGAGGGTGAAGGCGACGCGATTTCACTGGCCGAAGCGCGTACCCGAACCTTCGCGCGCCGCAAGATTTTCATCGTCTCGACGCCAACAATCTCTGGCGCGAGCGCCATCGAACGGGAATATGAGGCATCCGATCAGCGCCGCTACTTTGTGCCCTGCCCACACTGCTCGCACCGGCAGTGGCTGCGCTTCGAACAACTGCGGTGGGAGAAAGGCCAGCCGGAAAGCGCCGCCTATGTTTGCGAATCCTGCGATGCGCCGATTTCCGAACACCACAAGACCTGGATGCTGGAACACGGCGAGTGGCGCGCATTGGCACCAGAGAATGGCGCCAAGACGGCTGGCTTTCACTTGTCGTCACTCTACAGCCCGGTCGGCTGGCGCAGTTGGCGCGAGATCGCCGTCGCCTGGGAACTCGCTGTGAGCAAGGAGTCGGGTTCTGCGGCGGCCATCAAGACGTTCAAGAACACCGAACTGGGTGAGACCTGGGTCGAGGAAGGCGAAGCACCGGATTGGCAACGCCTCGTCGAGCGGCGCGAGGACTACCCGGTCGGATCGATTCCTCCCGGTGGACTCCTGCTGGTGGGCGGCGCGGATGTCCAGAAGGATCGCATCGAAGCCTCGATCTGGGCCTTTGGGCGCGGCAAGGAATCATGGCTGGTCGAGCATCGCGTCTTGATGGGCGACACCGCGCGGGATGCGGTTTGGAAACAACTGGCGAATCTGCTCGCGGAAAACTGGACGCACGCGTCCGGCGCGGCGATGCCGCTGGCACGGTTCGCCTTAGACACTGGGTTTGCCACCCAAGAGGCCTATACCTTCGTGCGGGCCAGTCGCGACCCGCGCGTCATGGCCATCAAAGGTGTCGCGCGCGGCGCGGCACTGATCGGGACCCCCACCGCCGTGGATATTTCCAAAGGCGGCAAGAAGCTGCGCCGAGGTATCAAGGTGTTCTCGGTCGCCGTCGGCATTGCCAAGCTCGAGCTCTACAACAACCTGCGCAAATCGGCGGATGTGGCCGAGGACGGTATCACCGCGATCTATCCGGCCGGATTCATCCATCTGCCGCATGTGGACGCGGAGTTCATCCAGCAGCTCTGCGCGGAACAACTCATCACCCGACGCGACCGGAATGGCTTTCCCATCCGGGAGTGGCAAAAGATGCGCGAGCGTAACGAGGCGCTGGACTGCTACGTCTACGCCCGCGCAGCCGCTTCAGCGGCGGGACTGGATCGATTCGACGAACGTCATTGGCGCGAGCTGGAGCGACAACTGGGGATGGCAGATCCGCCTGACCCCGTGACCACCACAACGACTGACGAGGCCACCCAACGCGGTGGCCTCGCTGTTTCTGGGCCAGGTCGCCGCGCACGCCAGTTGGTGCGCAGCCGCTGGCTCTCCTGA
- a CDS encoding elements of external origin: protein MGISIRAYARHRGVTDTAVHKAIRAGRITPEADGTIDADRADREWARNSDVPKAGTRAKAAKVVVPDASTPPNDGPAALPTGGTSLLQARTVNEVVKAQTNKVRLARLKGELVDRPQAIAHVFKLARSERDAWLNWPARISAQMAARLDVDPHAMHVALEAAVREHLQELGELRPRVD, encoded by the coding sequence ATGGGCATTTCGATACGCGCTTACGCCCGGCACCGTGGCGTGACCGACACCGCTGTTCATAAGGCCATTCGCGCCGGGCGCATCACGCCGGAGGCTGACGGAACCATCGATGCCGACCGGGCGGATCGCGAGTGGGCGCGCAACTCCGATGTGCCCAAGGCAGGTACCCGCGCCAAGGCGGCCAAAGTGGTCGTGCCGGACGCCAGTACACCGCCGAACGATGGACCTGCCGCCTTACCCACTGGTGGCACGTCGTTGCTCCAAGCCCGCACGGTCAACGAAGTGGTCAAGGCGCAAACCAACAAGGTGCGACTGGCCCGCCTGAAAGGTGAACTGGTCGATCGCCCACAGGCCATCGCGCATGTGTTCAAGCTGGCGCGATCCGAGCGCGATGCCTGGCTCAACTGGCCCGCGCGCATTTCGGCGCAGATGGCTGCCAGGCTCGATGTCGATCCGCATGCCATGCACGTGGCACTGGAAGCCGCAGTGCGCGAGCACCTGCAAGAGCTGGGCGAATTGCGTCCTCGGGTGGACTGA
- a CDS encoding DUF3489 domain-containing protein has product MTTTHLTPAQHAILAYALEHAGGKIDWFPDNIKGGARKKVLDGLFNRALITTDGSDWFVAAEGYDAMGRARPAPSSPLADPEIEAAVTAAEATWAKDASTEPTKPRMRENSKQAEVIRMLQRPEGATIAQICNATGWQAHTVRGTFAGAFKKKLGLTIVSDKPRGGERIYRIA; this is encoded by the coding sequence ATGACCACTACCCATTTGACCCCGGCCCAGCACGCGATCTTGGCCTACGCACTAGAGCACGCCGGCGGCAAGATCGACTGGTTCCCCGACAACATCAAAGGCGGCGCACGCAAAAAGGTGCTCGACGGCCTGTTCAATCGCGCACTAATTACCACTGATGGCAGCGACTGGTTTGTCGCCGCCGAGGGCTACGACGCGATGGGGCGCGCCCGGCCTGCGCCTTCGTCCCCGCTGGCAGACCCCGAGATCGAGGCTGCAGTGACGGCAGCCGAGGCCACGTGGGCCAAGGACGCCAGCACCGAACCGACCAAGCCGCGCATGCGCGAGAACAGCAAGCAGGCCGAAGTAATCCGGATGCTGCAGCGCCCCGAGGGCGCCACCATTGCTCAGATCTGCAATGCGACCGGATGGCAGGCGCACACCGTGCGCGGCACTTTTGCCGGCGCCTTCAAGAAAAAGCTGGGTTTGACCATCGTCTCGGACAAGCCCCGGGGCGGGGAGCGGATCTACCGGATCGCATGA
- a CDS encoding AAA family ATPase encodes MADNIIWLDFNDAPEQRDELASDTDALRAGLLDRLEAVLHYLFPQGRIRGGKFYVGDVDGNPGKSLVVELDGPRRGLWKDFSTDEGGDVIDLWARSQGRSARSDFPRIAGEIRQWLGLAPPNITPMRRDVRSVPMDDLGAYTAKWDYLSPEGELIACVYRYDPPTGKEYRPWDVRARMWRAPDPRPLYNLPVISRAREVVLVEGEKCAAALIACGIAATTAMNGAKAPVDKTDWHPLAGKSVVIWPDRDAPGWDYAESAARACVAAGSTSVAILVPPTDKPPKWDAADAVDEGFDCAAFIAQSERRVVKAAAPSLPTFTLGELLDDNSPLPPDLISPRVLTPAGMLVFGGAPKVGKSDFLLSWLAHMAAGAAFLGMHPPRPLRVFYLQAEVQYHYLRERVKDVRLPSHRLLDARANFVATPQLRLVLDDAGLAQVIPAIAKAFGGEPPDIIAIDPIRNVFDGGDAGGENDNGAMLFFLSQRVERIRQAVNPDAGVILAHHTKKLGKKQFEEDPFQALAGAGSLRGYYSTGMLLFRPDETRTTRQLIFELRNGAGIPQRHVDKINGEWREVDANERLVMKDYGQRLDAERRRKRDAILQILFEEAGSGRCYTANQFAESFEGKAGLGGERTIRERVSALSTQGYIKYFRNAADYGLPSSGRTKFGYLCVEGMVLRMPAGDVDTATGELPMREHTVLPTHYKCPHSGASMPVENPDVWVYHDELNDPEAP; translated from the coding sequence ATGGCCGACAACATCATCTGGCTCGACTTCAATGACGCCCCCGAGCAGCGCGACGAACTGGCATCCGATACCGATGCGCTGCGTGCGGGGCTACTGGACCGGCTCGAAGCCGTTCTCCACTACCTGTTTCCGCAGGGGCGCATCCGAGGTGGCAAGTTCTACGTCGGCGATGTCGATGGCAACCCTGGCAAGAGTCTGGTGGTTGAACTCGACGGACCACGGCGCGGCCTGTGGAAGGACTTCTCCACCGACGAGGGCGGCGATGTCATCGATCTGTGGGCGCGGTCGCAGGGTCGCTCCGCACGCAGCGACTTCCCGCGCATCGCTGGCGAGATCCGGCAGTGGCTCGGTCTTGCTCCACCGAACATAACGCCGATGCGCCGCGATGTTCGCAGCGTGCCAATGGACGACCTCGGCGCTTACACCGCCAAGTGGGACTATCTGTCACCCGAGGGCGAACTGATCGCCTGCGTCTACCGCTACGACCCACCGACGGGCAAGGAATATCGCCCCTGGGATGTTCGTGCCCGCATGTGGCGCGCGCCCGACCCTAGGCCGCTCTACAACCTCCCGGTCATCTCGAGGGCGCGAGAGGTCGTCCTGGTCGAAGGCGAGAAGTGTGCGGCTGCATTGATCGCTTGCGGTATTGCGGCCACCACCGCGATGAACGGCGCCAAGGCTCCTGTCGACAAAACCGACTGGCATCCGTTGGCGGGGAAATCCGTGGTCATCTGGCCGGACCGGGATGCACCCGGCTGGGACTACGCCGAGAGCGCAGCGCGTGCTTGCGTGGCTGCTGGCAGCACATCCGTGGCCATCCTGGTGCCGCCCACCGACAAGCCACCCAAGTGGGACGCCGCAGACGCTGTCGACGAAGGGTTCGACTGCGCGGCATTCATCGCCCAGAGCGAACGCCGCGTGGTCAAGGCGGCGGCTCCCTCCCTGCCCACCTTCACGCTCGGCGAACTGCTCGACGATAACTCACCGCTGCCACCCGATCTGATCTCGCCGCGCGTGCTGACGCCCGCAGGCATGTTGGTGTTCGGCGGTGCGCCCAAGGTCGGCAAGAGTGACTTCCTCTTGTCGTGGCTGGCTCACATGGCGGCTGGCGCTGCGTTTCTGGGCATGCATCCACCCCGTCCGCTACGAGTGTTCTACCTGCAGGCCGAGGTCCAGTACCACTACCTGCGCGAGCGTGTGAAGGATGTTCGCCTGCCGTCCCATCGGCTTCTGGACGCCCGCGCCAATTTCGTGGCCACGCCGCAGTTGCGGCTGGTGCTCGATGACGCCGGTCTGGCGCAGGTGATCCCAGCGATCGCGAAGGCTTTTGGCGGCGAGCCTCCTGACATCATCGCCATCGATCCGATCCGCAACGTGTTCGACGGCGGCGATGCCGGTGGAGAGAACGACAACGGCGCCATGCTGTTCTTCCTCTCGCAGCGGGTGGAGCGGATTCGCCAGGCGGTCAATCCCGACGCCGGGGTGATCCTCGCTCACCACACCAAGAAGCTAGGCAAAAAGCAGTTTGAGGAGGACCCGTTCCAGGCACTAGCCGGCGCAGGAAGCCTGCGCGGTTACTACTCGACCGGAATGCTGCTGTTCCGACCCGATGAAACGCGCACCACTCGCCAGCTCATCTTCGAGCTGCGCAATGGCGCGGGTATCCCGCAACGGCACGTCGACAAGATCAACGGTGAGTGGCGGGAAGTCGACGCCAACGAGCGGTTGGTGATGAAGGACTACGGCCAGCGCTTGGATGCCGAGCGCCGCCGCAAACGCGACGCGATCCTTCAGATCCTGTTCGAGGAGGCCGGCAGCGGGCGCTGCTACACAGCCAACCAGTTCGCCGAATCTTTCGAGGGAAAGGCCGGTCTGGGCGGCGAGCGCACCATCCGCGAACGCGTCTCCGCGCTCTCGACGCAGGGCTACATCAAGTATTTCCGTAACGCGGCTGACTACGGTCTGCCCTCCAGCGGCCGCACCAAGTTCGGCTATCTCTGCGTCGAAGGCATGGTGCTGCGCATGCCAGCGGGCGATGTCGACACGGCCACCGGCGAGCTGCCGATGCGCGAGCACACGGTGCTCCCCACCCACTACAAGTGCCCGCATTCCGGCGCCTCGATGCCCGTCGAGAACCCAGATGTGTGGGTCTATCACGACGAACTGAACGATCCGGAGGCCCCATGA
- a CDS encoding site-specific DNA-methyltransferase, protein MSASWLADKIEQWPTAKLVPYARNARTHSDNQVAQIAASIAEFGFTNPILAGSDGVIVAGHGRLAAAQKLGLDLVPVVVLDHLSPTQRRALVIADNRIAENAGWDDAMLRIEIAALQDDDFDLSLTGFDADALAELMAGDESDGQGQTDDDAMPEMPETPVSRPGDVWLLGGHRLLCGDSTVADSYDRLLDGAPVDMVFTDPPYNVNYANSAKDKMRGKDRAILNDNLGDGFYDFLLAALTPTIAHCRGGIYVAMSSSELDVLQAAFRAAGGKWSTFIIWAKNTFTLGRADYQRQYEPILYGWPEGAQRHWCGDRDQGDVWNIRKPQKNDLHPTMKPVELVERAIRNSSRPGNVVLDPFGGSGTTLIAAEKSGRLARLIELDPKYVDVIVRRWQGWTGKQATRESDGALFDDQTTSDSSTISQ, encoded by the coding sequence ATGAGCGCTTCCTGGTTGGCCGACAAGATTGAGCAGTGGCCGACGGCCAAGCTGGTGCCATACGCGCGCAATGCGCGCACCCACTCAGACAATCAGGTGGCACAGATCGCCGCGTCGATCGCCGAGTTCGGATTCACCAATCCGATTCTGGCCGGCAGCGATGGCGTCATCGTCGCCGGGCACGGACGGCTCGCCGCCGCACAGAAACTCGGGCTGGACTTAGTGCCGGTGGTCGTGCTCGATCACCTGAGCCCCACGCAGCGCCGGGCCCTGGTGATCGCGGACAACCGCATCGCCGAGAACGCCGGCTGGGATGACGCGATGCTGCGCATCGAGATCGCCGCTCTGCAGGACGATGACTTCGATCTGTCGCTGACCGGCTTCGATGCCGATGCGTTGGCGGAGCTGATGGCCGGCGACGAATCGGATGGCCAAGGCCAGACCGACGATGACGCCATGCCCGAGATGCCAGAGACGCCAGTCTCGCGTCCTGGGGATGTCTGGCTGCTCGGTGGTCACCGCCTGTTGTGCGGCGACTCTACGGTCGCCGACAGCTACGACCGCCTTCTCGATGGCGCCCCGGTGGACATGGTGTTTACCGACCCGCCGTACAACGTGAACTACGCCAACAGCGCCAAGGACAAGATGCGCGGCAAGGATCGTGCGATCCTGAACGACAACTTGGGCGACGGCTTCTACGATTTCCTGCTGGCGGCACTGACGCCGACCATCGCCCACTGCCGGGGTGGAATCTACGTGGCGATGTCGTCCAGCGAACTCGACGTGCTGCAGGCAGCGTTCCGCGCCGCCGGCGGCAAGTGGTCGACCTTCATCATCTGGGCAAAGAACACCTTCACGCTGGGCCGCGCCGACTACCAGCGCCAGTACGAGCCGATCCTGTACGGATGGCCCGAGGGCGCGCAGCGTCACTGGTGCGGCGACCGCGACCAGGGGGACGTCTGGAACATCAGGAAGCCGCAGAAGAACGACCTGCATCCGACGATGAAGCCAGTGGAGTTGGTTGAGCGAGCGATCCGCAATTCGAGCCGCCCCGGCAACGTGGTGCTCGACCCGTTCGGGGGCTCCGGCACAACGCTGATCGCCGCCGAGAAGTCCGGGCGACTGGCGCGGTTAATCGAACTCGACCCCAAGTACGTCGATGTGATCGTGCGCCGCTGGCAGGGCTGGACCGGAAAGCAGGCCACCCGTGAGTCGGATGGCGCGTTGTTCGATGATCAGACGACGAGCGATTCCTCGACGATCTCGCAGTGA